A part of Streptomyces sp. NBC_01210 genomic DNA contains:
- the fxsT gene encoding FxSxx-COOH system tetratricopeptide repeat protein, producing MEAFTRSPIFGEEIPARNSHFTGREEELRTLRQRLNHSAVEVLSQPPQAVFGLGGIGKTEIAAEYAHRYARDYDIVWWVRSEHEDRVRDAFVKLGKRLGITHTDGQRDKSIWAVMDELRGERYDRWLLIFDNATQPEVIKRYLPVGRPHGHVIITSREQQWRRHTKAEGIEVTQFSQEETVEFLRKRVPDLAPCNEQGDALSPETERSRHEDAVRLAVALDNLPIAAEHAAAYLAETRAPVRDYLRMFEENAHALLSEQVDMDYPHAVAATWSISSHQLGEDASELFNLCAFFSPEPMAEELFLTGGRDVHSPPGLADVLGDTRRFRQAARRLHRFSLAKIDGKRNVVMVHRVVQRVTRGQMEIERPQDCDEYRTAVHALLAATNPKNPDRESNDAQYDRSLQHLRPAGALHTHNRDLRQLTIDQVRRLHLRGGHEDSLRLGEEALRAWREKWGRDDEQVLQLAVEVGIAMRLAGRSKEARELNQETFELLTSSFGEDHEVTLICANSYGGDLRTLGRFTDALELDLKLLPLFERVFLSDHPRTLNVRNNLGADYRRLGRFREALEQDQLTYTERERVLGPTDLRTLTSKDAVSHDLRGCGDYDLSLDVARDVITVLTQRTGPETLDSLNAQKSFAVALRKAGHYDEALEESAKAVQRYTEFLGKEHRYTLRANINRINDLRVTDQLREAEELGRWALALCPKLDTPKGDITWATMVNLALVLRSRNSPEEARTLDEAAMRGMTELYGPDHPFTLQATANLASDLAAVGDMAGARELGERCYEASGLFLGKNHPDTLAMGANLSLDRRATGDQARAEELRAEILRRYKDALTLEHPVARIAQQRGRVNIDIEPY from the coding sequence GTGGAAGCCTTCACCCGCAGTCCGATCTTTGGCGAGGAGATCCCGGCCAGAAATTCGCACTTCACCGGACGGGAGGAGGAGTTGCGGACGCTCAGGCAGAGGTTGAACCACTCGGCAGTCGAAGTCCTCAGCCAACCGCCTCAGGCCGTCTTCGGGTTGGGTGGTATCGGAAAGACCGAGATCGCCGCGGAGTACGCCCACCGCTACGCCAGGGACTACGACATCGTGTGGTGGGTGCGTTCAGAACACGAAGACCGGGTGCGGGACGCCTTCGTCAAGTTGGGCAAGCGGCTGGGCATCACCCACACGGACGGCCAGCGTGACAAGTCCATCTGGGCCGTGATGGACGAACTGCGCGGCGAGCGCTACGACCGTTGGCTTCTCATCTTCGACAACGCGACGCAGCCCGAGGTCATCAAGCGTTATCTTCCCGTCGGCCGGCCACACGGCCATGTGATCATCACCTCGCGTGAGCAGCAGTGGCGCCGCCACACCAAGGCCGAGGGCATCGAGGTCACCCAGTTCTCACAAGAAGAGACCGTCGAGTTCCTCCGCAAACGTGTCCCCGACCTGGCACCGTGCAACGAGCAGGGCGACGCACTGAGCCCGGAGACTGAACGCAGTCGACACGAGGACGCCGTACGCCTGGCCGTGGCGCTGGACAACTTGCCGATCGCCGCGGAACATGCGGCGGCCTATCTGGCCGAGACCAGGGCCCCGGTGCGGGACTACCTGAGGATGTTCGAGGAGAACGCGCACGCGCTCCTCAGTGAACAGGTCGATATGGACTACCCCCACGCGGTGGCCGCCACGTGGAGCATCTCCAGCCATCAACTGGGCGAGGACGCATCCGAGTTGTTCAACTTGTGTGCCTTCTTCTCGCCGGAGCCCATGGCGGAGGAGCTGTTCCTGACCGGCGGCAGAGACGTGCACTCGCCGCCCGGGCTGGCCGATGTACTCGGCGACACCCGCCGCTTTCGCCAGGCCGCCCGGCGACTGCACCGTTTTTCCCTGGCGAAGATCGATGGAAAGCGCAACGTGGTGATGGTGCACCGAGTGGTGCAGCGCGTCACCCGGGGACAGATGGAGATCGAGCGGCCTCAGGACTGCGACGAGTACCGCACGGCGGTGCACGCTCTTCTGGCAGCCACCAATCCGAAAAACCCCGATCGCGAGAGCAACGACGCCCAGTACGACCGATCGCTCCAGCACCTCAGGCCGGCGGGGGCACTCCACACCCACAACCGCGATCTGCGGCAGCTCACCATCGACCAGGTACGCCGTCTGCACCTGAGGGGTGGTCACGAAGACTCGCTGCGACTCGGCGAGGAAGCGCTGCGGGCGTGGCGCGAGAAGTGGGGACGCGACGACGAGCAGGTGCTCCAGCTTGCCGTCGAGGTCGGCATCGCCATGCGCTTGGCGGGCCGATCCAAGGAAGCGCGGGAACTGAATCAGGAAACGTTCGAGCTGCTGACCAGTAGTTTCGGCGAGGATCACGAGGTCACCCTCATCTGCGCCAACAGTTACGGTGGCGACCTGCGCACGCTCGGCAGGTTTACAGATGCCCTGGAACTGGACCTCAAACTACTTCCCCTTTTCGAGCGCGTCTTCCTGTCGGACCATCCGCGCACGCTGAATGTGCGCAACAACCTCGGCGCGGATTACCGGCGCCTGGGCCGGTTCCGCGAGGCACTGGAGCAGGACCAGCTCACCTATACAGAGCGCGAGCGCGTGCTCGGTCCGACGGACCTGCGCACGTTGACGTCGAAGGACGCGGTCTCACATGACCTGCGCGGCTGCGGGGACTACGACCTCTCCCTCGACGTGGCACGGGATGTCATAACGGTCCTCACGCAGCGGACCGGGCCGGAGACCCTTGACTCGCTGAACGCGCAGAAGAGCTTCGCGGTAGCGCTGCGCAAAGCGGGACATTACGACGAGGCGCTCGAGGAGAGCGCAAAGGCGGTCCAGCGGTATACCGAGTTCCTGGGCAAGGAGCACCGTTACACCCTGCGGGCCAACATCAACCGGATCAACGACCTCAGAGTCACCGATCAATTGCGGGAGGCTGAGGAGTTGGGCCGCTGGGCGCTGGCACTGTGCCCAAAGTTGGACACGCCGAAGGGTGACATCACCTGGGCCACCATGGTGAACCTCGCGCTGGTCCTGCGTAGCCGCAACAGCCCCGAGGAAGCTCGCACTCTGGATGAAGCAGCAATGCGCGGCATGACCGAGCTCTACGGACCCGACCATCCCTTTACGTTGCAGGCCACCGCCAATCTCGCCAGCGACCTGGCCGCGGTCGGGGACATGGCAGGGGCGCGAGAGCTGGGCGAGCGCTGCTACGAGGCGAGCGGCCTGTTCCTTGGGAAGAACCATCCGGACACCCTCGCTATGGGTGCCAACCTCAGCTTGGACCGGCGGGCCACGGGTGATCAGGCGCGGGCCGAGGAATTGCGGGCTGAGATCCTGCGCCGTTACAAGGATGCGCTGACGTTGGAGCATCCGGTCGCGCGGATCGCGCAGCAGCGTGGGCGTGTCAATATCGACATCGAGCCTTATTGA
- a CDS encoding tetratricopeptide repeat protein: MPYREPVPAPLQQEEVPPQTADELRVAAESAYCAADFEAAKRLILEAADGYRRRHDEWGVADALAVRGAIARFAGDTSVAIDYYREALSLFTVVGDLSSTARLYRALAEVRFTTGDYEESAAVLYEGLALLPDDPVLLEGLGYAQWYAGQEANALTYLTRALAVAPDNQSALLARGQIHADLGHPHAALTDLDRLSVSEDDPPDRRADLKSARGVSLIAIGRSDDGEAELNDALILAPHRARTHRRIADVRLRAGDVERARAALRAAVTVADRLPSVHTGRIRRLLDRLSETRV, translated from the coding sequence ATGCCCTACCGCGAACCGGTCCCGGCGCCGCTCCAGCAAGAGGAAGTTCCCCCTCAGACAGCCGACGAACTGCGAGTAGCCGCAGAAAGTGCATATTGCGCGGCGGATTTCGAGGCGGCAAAGCGGCTCATCCTGGAAGCCGCTGACGGCTACCGTAGAAGGCACGACGAATGGGGTGTAGCCGACGCCCTTGCCGTGCGCGGCGCCATCGCTCGCTTCGCGGGCGATACCAGCGTCGCGATCGACTACTACCGGGAAGCGTTATCGCTCTTCACCGTCGTCGGTGACTTGTCGTCCACTGCTCGCTTGTACCGGGCCCTGGCCGAAGTGCGGTTCACCACCGGTGACTACGAGGAATCCGCCGCCGTGCTGTATGAAGGGCTGGCTCTGCTGCCGGACGACCCTGTGCTGCTGGAAGGCCTCGGATACGCTCAGTGGTACGCGGGGCAGGAGGCCAACGCCCTCACCTATCTCACGCGGGCGCTGGCCGTCGCGCCGGACAACCAGTCAGCCCTGCTTGCACGCGGGCAAATTCATGCCGATCTTGGGCACCCACACGCCGCCCTCACCGATCTGGACCGCCTGTCGGTGTCCGAGGATGACCCGCCGGACCGACGAGCCGATCTCAAGTCTGCCCGCGGAGTAAGCCTCATTGCGATCGGCCGGTCGGACGACGGCGAGGCCGAGTTGAATGATGCCCTGATCCTCGCCCCGCATCGGGCACGCACGCACCGGAGGATCGCCGACGTCCGGCTACGCGCAGGAGACGTCGAGCGTGCCCGCGCCGCCCTCCGCGCAGCTGTCACGGTGGCCGATCGGCTGCCGTCGGTCCATACCGGCAGGATCCGACGTCTTCTCGACCGGCTGTCGGAGACACGAGTGTGA